One Stigmatella aurantiaca genomic window, CAACTGGGCCTGCCCCCCGCGGAGCGCGAGGCGTGGCTCAAGGCGCTGAAGGGCTCGCTGGGCTGCGGGGGCGCGGTGGAGGAGGACGTCCTCGTGCTGCAAGGCGACCACCGGGAACGGCTGCCCGCGCTGCTGGAGGCGCGAGGCGTGCGCCGCGTCGTGGTGGGCTGAGCGCCCGGACGGAAAATGGGCGCCCGGGGCAGGGGTCAACCCTGTCCCGGACCGCCCTGTGACACACCCACGCAGCGCCCGGGTCTGGAGAAAAGGAGAGAAAGCTCCAGCATCCAAGCGAAGACAGGGTGCCAGGGCGGAGCCCGGAGGGACATTGCCCCCGGGGACAAAGCCCGGGGCGTCCACTCAACACTCCCCGGGCGCGGACTACTGGAGAAACCCGGACGGGCCCTGACCGGAGTCCGGCGAGGGCTCCGGGCGCATCCGCGAGGTGGGCCGCGGCCGTGCGTCGCTCACCGCCGGACCTGCCGGGTGGAGCTGGGAGACGAGGCACGCCGCGCTTCCCCCGGCGAGGTGGAACTGGTCCAGGGGGAGCTCCACCGGACAGCGGCCCTGGGCGCGCAGCAGCGTCTGCACCCAGGCGGTGCGCGCGCCCACGAACACCGTGGCGCCCACCTCCACCAGGTTGAGGCCAAAGCCGAGCGCCTCCTCGCGCGGAACGCTCAGCACCTGGCGGATGCCCTCGGTGCGCTCCAGGGTGCGCAGCGCCGCGGGCGTGAAGGCATCGGGGCACACCAGCGCGGTGCCGTCCGACAGCACGTGCAGCGCGGTGTCCAGGTGGTAGAGGTGCGGATCCTTCAGCTCCAGCGGCGTCACCGGCGCATCGAGGAAGATCTCCAGCATCACCGCCGCGCGCCGGGAGGAGCGCTGGCCGTAGCCCAGGAGCGCGCCCCGGCCGCCGGGCAGCATCGCGAGATCTCCCCCCTCGAAGGCCACGGGCGGGGGGCTGAAGATGTCGAAGCCGAGCCGGTCCAGCACGCGCGCCCGGGCCTGTTGCTCCTGCTGGCGCTGGCGGAAGACAGGGGAGGCCAGCAGGGCACGCTTCTGGCCGTGCTTCTCCAGGAGCAAGGCGTTGTCCTTGGCGAAGACGCAGTCATAGGCCCCGTGCACGAAGGGCAGCTCCAGCAAGTGGGCGCCCGCGGCGCGCAGGGCGCGGCGGAAGAGCCGGTGCTGGGCGCGGGCGCGGCGCCAGTTGACGGCGCCGACCTTCATGTGCGGGTTGATGGTCCACGCGACCTGATAGGCACAATCAGAGGTGCGCAGGCCACAGCGCGTCTCTTCACAGCAAAGCTCGCTGACCACGAATGTCGGGGGCACAGGTTGTCGGATCCGGAAGGCCATCACCATTTTCCCTCTGTCCGAGGACGGCATCAGGCCGTCCCGGGTTGTCTGGGAAGGATGTGCACCATGTGGGAGCAGCGAGAGGCTGGGGGGGAGGTCAAGGCAGGAGCTGGCACCCGCCTCGAAGGGCAGGCAAGGGAGCTGGACCCGGGCCTGCTCCACCGGCTCCTGTTGCGCTTCAACCGGGGCCGGTTGAACCCGTCCTTTCCGCAGGAGGACTGGGAAGCCGATGTCATGCGGGAGGCCCGCTTGCGGTGCCTGGAAGGGGCCTTCGTGGAGGCCGCGCGCGAGGCCATCGCCGGGTGGGCCGCGGAAGCGCCGGAGGATCCGGATGCGTTCGTGGCCTGGTTCGAGGACCTGAAGCAGACGGGGCCGGGGCAGGGGGATCTGCTCTTCACGTGGCTCGCCCAGGAGGCGCCGCTGGAGCCGTTCCGCTGGTTCCTCACGCAGGAGGTGGCGGGCGAGGCGGGCTTCGATGATCTCGTGGCGATGACGCAGGTGAAGCTGCCCACGCGGGCGAAGCTGGAACTGGCGCGCAACTACTGGGACGAGATGGGGCGGGGCCGCGAGGACGCGATGCACGGGCCGATGCTGGAGGGGCTCGCCCAGGCGTTGGACCTGCACCCCACGGACGAGGACACGGTGTGGGAGGCACACGCGCTGGCGAACCTGCTGGTGGCCTTCGCGGCGAACCGCCGCTACACGTACCACTCGGTGGGCGCGCTCGGGGCGGTGGAGCTGACGGCCCCGGGCCGCGCGCTGTGCGTCAACGAGGGGCTCCAGCGGCTCGGGTTCGGCATGCCGGTGCGGCGCTACTACGCGCTGCACTCCACGCTGGACGTGAAGCACTCGGAGGCGTGGAACAAGGAGGTGCTCCGGCCGCTGGTGGCGGCGGACCCGCGCGTGGCACGCCCCATCGCGGAAGGTGCGCTGATGCGCCTCCGGGCCGGGGCCCTCTGCTTCGAGCGCTACCGAAAGGAACTGGGGCTCACGCCGAAGGGGGACTGAGCGCGTGCGTGGATTCCTGACGCTGCGCGCCAGAACCGCCCGTGTCAGGAATGATGCATATTCAATTTAATCAAGTATTTCTGGAATAGGGGGTTTCTTGATACGAGCCGGGGATCATCCTCCACCTCGAAGGAGTTCCCCCAATGAAGCGAGGCTTTCCCATCCTCATGGGCCTGGCCGTCAGCGCCCCTGCGTTCGCCGCCGGCGAAACGGCCCAGGTGTGGCTCACCCGGCAGGACCTGTCCCAGGCGCTGCAACCGCAGGGCAACGTGGTGTTCGGCGCGGATGCCAGCGCCGGGCAGACGACCCTCTACGTGGACGAGAAGACCACCTACCAGACGCTGGATGGCATCGGCGCGTCGCTGACCGACTCCTCGGCCTGGCTCATCAAGAACAAGCTGAGCGCGGCCAACCAGGCCGCGGTGATGGCCAAGCTGTTTGATCCGGTCAACGGCATCGGCGTCTCCTGGCTGCGCCAGCCCATGGGGGCCTCCGACTTCTCGTCTCGCGGCAACTACTCGTACGACGACATGCCGGCCGGGCAGCGGGATGACACGAACCTGTCCCGGTTCACCCTGGCCCATGATCAGCAGTACATCATCCCGCTGGTGAAACAGGCCCTGAGCCTGAATCCGAACCTCAAGGTGATGCTCTCGCCATGGAGCGCGCCGGGGTGGATGAAGGCCAATGACTCGATGAACGGCGGGACACTGAACACCAGCGCCTACGGCCAGTTCGCCCTGTACTTCGCCAAGACGGTGAAGGGCTACGAGGCGGCGGGCATCCCCATCTACGCGCTGACCATCCAGAACGAGCCGCTGCATCAGACCTCGGGCTACCCGACGATGTACATGACGGCCGCCGAGGCGAACAACTTCATCAAGTACAACCTGGGGCCGACGCTGGCCAACCAGGGCCTCAAGACGAAGGTGCTCGGGTATGACCACAACTGGGATCAGCCGGGCTACGTCCAGACGCTCTACGCGGACGCGTCCACCTACGGCTACCTCGCGGGCTCCGCCTGGCACTTCTACGGCGGCAACGTCGAGACGATGAGCGACATCCACTACCAGTACCCCGAGAAGGACGTCTACTTCACGGAGGGCTCCAGCGGGACGTGGCACACCAACCTCTTCGAAGCGAACATCACCAACGAGATCAACATCTTCCGCAACTGGGCGAAGACGTACACGGACTGGAACATCGCGCTCGACACGAACCGGGGCCCCACCAACGGCGGGTGTACGACGTGCTCGGGGCTGGTGACCATCAATCAGGCCACGGGCCAGGCCTCGTACACGTCCACGTATTACGCGATGGGACACATCAGCAAGTTCGTCGTCCCGGGGGCCAAGCGCATCGCGTCCTCGGGCTTCACGAAGGGGCTGTTCAACGTCGCGTTCAAGAACCCGGACGGCTCCAAGTCGCTCATCGTCTACAACCAGAACGGCGCGAGCACGCCGTTCGCGGTGAAGTGGGGCAACGCCTCGTTCACCTACACGCTGCCCGCCACGTCCATCGCCACGTTCAAGTGGGCGGGCACCCAGGCGGGTGACACGGCGATCCGCTCCGGGGACCGGCTCCTGGCCTCGTCGTACCACGAGGGGCGCGGCGTGCGGCTGGAGAGCACCACCGACGCGGGCGGGGGCCAGGCCATCGGGTTCACGTCCTCGGGCAGCTTCCTGCGGTTCGAGAACGTGGACCTGACGAACGTCACCTCCGTGAGCGCCCGCGTGGCGAACGGCGGCTCGAATGCGACGCTGGAACTGCGGACCGACAGCCCCACGGGCCCGCTGCTCGGCACCGTGGCCGCCAACGTCACGGGCGGCTGGCAGACGTGGGTGACGAATACCGCGTCCCTCACGGGGGCCTCGGGGGTGAAGGACCTCTACGTGGTGTTCCGGGGCAGCACCAACCTGAACTGGCTGCAGTTCGGCGGGGGCACCTCGCAGCCTCCCACGGGCAACCTGCTCACCAACCCGGGCTTCGAGGCGGGAACGCTGAGCGGCTGGTCGGACTGGCACCCCACGACGCAGGCCGCCGCCGCGCATCAGGTGGACTCCGACACGCCCCGCGCGAGCAGCTTCAAGCTGACGCACTACGCGGGCACCGCCTATCAGCAGACGACGCACCAGGCGGTCAGCGTGCCCAATGGCACGTACCGGGCCAGCGTGTGGGTGCGCTCGGGGGGCGGACAGACGAACCTGCGCCTGGAGGCGAGCAACCACGGTGGGGGCACGACGTTGTACAGCACGGACCTCAAGGGCACGGCGTCGCCCAGCACCTGGACGCAGCTGACCCTCAGCAACATCCCCGTGACGACGGGCACGGTGACGATTGGCATCCACTCGAACGCGGCCGCGGGCAACTGGGCGGCGTTCGATGATGTCGAGCTGACGCGGCAGTAGGAACGGTTTGCCGGAAACCTTCCGGTGAGACGGGCGAGAGGGGCTCGAGCCACTGCGCAACGGCCCCTCCTCGCCAAGGCCCGGGCCTCGCGGTCGCATGCCGGATGCGCAGGCGATACAATGCCGGGATGGCTGACCATTACCTGCTGCGTGATTTCGGTTATCAGGACGCCAGCAATGTCTGGAGGTGGCACCGTCCGGACACCCGCCCTGTGACGACCACGGTCGAGCAGCGGGCATTGGATGTCTGGAATCGCCAGATCGCGAGCCACCAGGTGGCCTGGACGGACGAGCTCACCGGGGACCGGTACTTCGTGTCGAAGACGGTCAAGGTGTACCGGCTGGCCCTGGTGGGCCATGGCAGCAGCATCGCGTACTACCTCAGCGCGATGCCGGAGGAGTTCAACCACGCGAACACGGTCCTGTGCGGTGCCGTGGATGCCTGGGACCGCACCGTGCGGGGCGACGGATTCATCAACCACGAATCCCAGCAGATCGCGCACTGGGGCTCGAGCACCCCCAAGTTCAGCACCGATTACATGGAGCGGGCCGAGTTCGTGCGGATGAACCAGGAGGCGTTCACGCGGGCCAAGAAGGGAGGGGCGTCCGTGGTGAAGCGCGAGGTGACCGCCGTGCGGAAGCGCGGAGAGATTTTCGAGCTGGAAACGAAGGGCGGCCTGCCCATTCTGGCGGTGAAGGTCATCCTGGGGACGGGGGCGGGGCCCCACTTCGATTTCGGAAGCGAGCGCGGGCCGGTCATCTCCAAAGCGGTGATTCCCACGGAGGTCGCCAAGGCGCAGGCGGCGCTCCGGGGAAAAGTGCTTCACCTGGATGACTTCATGGTGCTGTACCCGCGCAACGCGGCGATGCATCAGGCGGTGACACACCAGGAGCCCGCGCGGGACCAGCTCGTCATCGTCCACGGTCCCAACGCCGGCATCGACGCGGTGCAACGCGCCTGGCAGTACGGCTTCCGGGTCATCTGGCTCACGGGCTCGGAGCCACCGGTCTGGCTGGAGGGCAACCGCCTGCCCATCCATGGCGTCTGGAACCAACATAAAGACGATCCAGAGGGCCCCCTCTGGTACGTCAAGATCGGGCGGACCCGCCCGGAGGTCCGGGCCGACGGAGAGTTCATCACCGTCACCTTCACGCCGACGGGGAAGGACACTCCGGTGACCGTGCGGGCCAGCGCCTACGTGATTGCGCTGGGCCAGAACGCGATGGCTCCGGGGGCCATTGGTGATGTCCTCAAGCAAGGCGGCATCACCGTGAAGGAGCTGGAGCCGATTTACGACGTCAACCAGATCTTCGGACAGCCCTACCAGACCGCGCTGGGCTTGCAGACGAAGGGAACGCGGTACAACCGGGGGCTGCAAATCATCGGCGCGGCGGCCAGCTCGCTCGCGGCCACGTACAAGGGGCTGAAAACGCCCATCGAGCATAACTACCTCGAGCAGTTCCAGCCGGGAGACAACGCCTCGATCGCCGAGGCGAAGAACATGCTGAGCGCGCTCCGGTATTTGAAGAAGAAGAAGAAAGAGACCGACACCGAGGTCGACGTGGTGGATCTGCTCGAGCATCAGGTCAACCCGGACAAGGTCCCGGAGGCGATGAAGACGCCCAAGGGCGGGAGCGTGCCGGCGTCCAACCCCTTCCGCAAGATCGGAGGGCTTGCCACGCCGCAGCGGCCGGCCACCACGGCGGTCACGTCGGTGCTGGTGTCCACGCAGCTGGGCGGGGTGCGCGCGGCCATCGCTGCCATGAGAGGGCTCATGCCCAGCTACATCTACCGGGGCCAGGTGAACCTCTCGAGCGACGACCGGACGATGGTGGCGGTCTACCTCGCGAGGGAGTACCCCCATCTCACGGGGGATGATCTGGAGGAGATTGTCCAGTTCGTCATGAAGCTGCGCCGCAGCAAGGCAAGCGACGGCTTGGACACGGTCCTGGGCTTCGATGAGGAACTGACGAAGGAAATCGAAGCGTACCTCGTGAAGCTGAACGAGAAGCGGTACTTCCAGGCCTGAGAGGCTCCCGTTCACTTCAAGAGCCTGCTCGCGAAGCCAATCCCACGCCTCGTGATCGAGGTGCGAGTTGCTGGCGGCGCCGTAGGTGGGCTGGAAGCACATCGCGAGAAGCGGCGAGTTTGCGCTGCCTTCCCAAAAGGCCAGCCAGGCTTTCAATCCACTCAAACCGGGGCCTTACCGCAAGTTGGCGGCACCCGGACTTCGACATCGGTTGCGATGTAACCCGCTTCACTCAGGAGGCGTGAAGCGCTTCACGGTGTCGAGACGGTCTGGGTGGCACCTTGGCTTCTATCAGGGGCCACAAGAGGTGGCTCTTGATGAACGGGTACACCCCATGAAGGAAACCGCCATGAAGAAGACGACGTCTCTGTTGACCCTGTCCGTTGCTTGCGCCGCCTTCCTGTCCGCCTGTGGTCCCGAGGGAGAACTGCCTCAGGGGGCGGCCTCGGAGAGCGCCGAGGGAGGGGCGGATAACCCGGTGGTTCCCGAGGGAGCGCAGCTGGGGACCGGGCAGTTCGAGCTCTCCGTGACGAACAGCACGAGCACCCTCAGCGCGCACGGTGGCTGGGGGGGAAGCTGGGGATCCATTGGTTGTATGTCTGGCTATGTCGCCGTCGGGATTACTGGCCGCAGCGGCTGGCACGTCGACCAGTTGTCGCTCATCTGCGCGTACATGAATACGGACGGGAGCCTGGGGTATCAGTACACGACCAGCAGCTTCGGGGGGTCGGGCGGTTCAGCCTTCTGGAGCCAGTGCCCGAGTGGCCAGGCCGTGGTGGGTTTCCACGGCGGCGCGGGCCAGTACGTGGACCGGGTGGGTGTCCACTGCGCCAGCATCAACAGCTGGCGCACCTCCACCGCGGTGCAGTACAGCACGGTGGCGGCGGGAGGCAGCGGGGGGGGCTCCTTCAGCGAGATTACCCCCCTCTCCTACGTGGTGACGTCGCTCAACCTGCGCGGCGGCCTGTTCCTCGATCAGTTCCAAGGCGTCGCTTCCCTCATCGCCCAGTAGTCCCCAGGAAGGTGTGGAGGAGGCGAGGGTGGCACTTGATGCAGCGGCCCGGAAGGAGCCAAGGTGTCCGGGCCATTCTGGGGAGGTTCGTCATGACTGCCACCACTTCGCTTCCTGCCGCCGCCGCCGGGACGTTCCGTCTCGGTGACACGGTCATCCACCGCATGGGCTTCGGGGCCATGCGCATCACCGGCCAGGGCATCTGGGGCGAGCCCCGGGACCTGGAGGAATCCCGGCGGGTGCTCCGCCGCGCGGTGGAGCTGGGCATCCAGCTCATCGACACGGCGGACTCCTACGGGCCCGACGTGTCCGAGCGCATCATCGGCGAGACGCTCCACCCGTACGCGAAGGGACTGCTCATCGCCACCAAGGGAGGGCTGACCCGGAGCGGGCCGGGCGCCTGGCACGCCAACTGCCATCCGGAGCACCTCACGAAGGCGCTGGAGGGGAGCCTGCGGCGGCTGCGCGTGGAGCGCATAGACGTGTACCAGCTGCACACGGTGGATCCGCAGGTGCCGTTCGAGGAGTCGGTGGGCACCCTGGCGCGGCTGCGCGAGCAGGGGAAGATCCGTCACGTGGCGCTCTCGAACGTCTCGGTGGAGCAGCTCCGGCAAGCGCGGAAGATCGTCCCCATCGTCTCGGTGCAGAACCGCTACAACCTGACGAACCGGCGCAGCGAGGACGTGCTGGAGGAGTGCGAGAAGGAGGGCATCGGCTTCCTGCCCTGGTCTCCGCTCTCCGCGAGCGCCCTGGCCACGGCGGGCAGCCCGCTGCTCCAGGCGGCGCAGCGGCACCACGTCACGCCAGGACAGCTCGCGCTCGCGTGGCTGCTGCACCGCTCGCCGGTGATGCTGCCCATCCCTGGCACGTCCTCCGTGAAGCACTTGGAGGAGAACACGGCGGCGGCGGCGGTGAAGCTGACACCCGAGGAAGTCCGCGCGCTGGAGTAGAAGACCGTGGCATGGACGCTGGGGCGGCCGTGCTGGTAGGTTGAAGCGCTGTGGATGAGAGGGGACACATGGGGTGGTTCCGGTCAGGAATGGCTGTGCTTTCAGTCATGGCAATGACGGGCTGTCCTTCTGAGTTCGGCAAGGACGGGCGTGTCGCCAAAGCAATTCACAAGGACACGGTGGACCTTTCCATCAAGCGCTGCTCGAAAGCGAGAATCGAGGAGGTCTGCGGCAAGGGAAAGCAACACACGCCGGAGTGCAGGGATTGCCTCAACTGAACTGGCGCACGGTGGTGAAGGGCTGCGCGGGCATGGTGTTGCCGCTGCCATTCGTGTTGCTGCTTTGGGGAGTACTCCGGCCGGGTGTGCCCGTCGATGCATCCGTGAAAACGCACATCAGCCCCATGCTGAGTCACGAACAGCGCATGCGGTTGACGGCCTACCGGCACGAGTGCGCGTCAGGTGCCGAGTGTGAGCCGCCGCTGGGTTGCCTGTACGAGTCGCGGTACAAGCAGGCGTACTGCACCGACAGCCAGTGCATGACGGATGAGCAGTGCCCCGAAGAGCACGTTTGCCGTCCTCTCGCGACGAAGGAGCATGGTCCGTGGGTGCGCATCTGCATTCCCGTGGGCGTCCGGCAGGAAG contains:
- a CDS encoding iron-containing redox enzyme family protein codes for the protein MWEQREAGGEVKAGAGTRLEGQARELDPGLLHRLLLRFNRGRLNPSFPQEDWEADVMREARLRCLEGAFVEAAREAIAGWAAEAPEDPDAFVAWFEDLKQTGPGQGDLLFTWLAQEAPLEPFRWFLTQEVAGEAGFDDLVAMTQVKLPTRAKLELARNYWDEMGRGREDAMHGPMLEGLAQALDLHPTDEDTVWEAHALANLLVAFAANRRYTYHSVGALGAVELTAPGRALCVNEGLQRLGFGMPVRRYYALHSTLDVKHSEAWNKEVLRPLVAADPRVARPIAEGALMRLRAGALCFERYRKELGLTPKGD
- a CDS encoding jacalin-like lectin, producing the protein MKKTTSLLTLSVACAAFLSACGPEGELPQGAASESAEGGADNPVVPEGAQLGTGQFELSVTNSTSTLSAHGGWGGSWGSIGCMSGYVAVGITGRSGWHVDQLSLICAYMNTDGSLGYQYTTSSFGGSGGSAFWSQCPSGQAVVGFHGGAGQYVDRVGVHCASINSWRTSTAVQYSTVAAGGSGGGSFSEITPLSYVVTSLNLRGGLFLDQFQGVASLIAQ
- a CDS encoding aldo/keto reductase codes for the protein MTATTSLPAAAAGTFRLGDTVIHRMGFGAMRITGQGIWGEPRDLEESRRVLRRAVELGIQLIDTADSYGPDVSERIIGETLHPYAKGLLIATKGGLTRSGPGAWHANCHPEHLTKALEGSLRRLRVERIDVYQLHTVDPQVPFEESVGTLARLREQGKIRHVALSNVSVEQLRQARKIVPIVSVQNRYNLTNRRSEDVLEECEKEGIGFLPWSPLSASALATAGSPLLQAAQRHHVTPGQLALAWLLHRSPVMLPIPGTSSVKHLEENTAAAAVKLTPEEVRALE
- a CDS encoding carbohydrate-binding protein codes for the protein MKRGFPILMGLAVSAPAFAAGETAQVWLTRQDLSQALQPQGNVVFGADASAGQTTLYVDEKTTYQTLDGIGASLTDSSAWLIKNKLSAANQAAVMAKLFDPVNGIGVSWLRQPMGASDFSSRGNYSYDDMPAGQRDDTNLSRFTLAHDQQYIIPLVKQALSLNPNLKVMLSPWSAPGWMKANDSMNGGTLNTSAYGQFALYFAKTVKGYEAAGIPIYALTIQNEPLHQTSGYPTMYMTAAEANNFIKYNLGPTLANQGLKTKVLGYDHNWDQPGYVQTLYADASTYGYLAGSAWHFYGGNVETMSDIHYQYPEKDVYFTEGSSGTWHTNLFEANITNEINIFRNWAKTYTDWNIALDTNRGPTNGGCTTCSGLVTINQATGQASYTSTYYAMGHISKFVVPGAKRIASSGFTKGLFNVAFKNPDGSKSLIVYNQNGASTPFAVKWGNASFTYTLPATSIATFKWAGTQAGDTAIRSGDRLLASSYHEGRGVRLESTTDAGGGQAIGFTSSGSFLRFENVDLTNVTSVSARVANGGSNATLELRTDSPTGPLLGTVAANVTGGWQTWVTNTASLTGASGVKDLYVVFRGSTNLNWLQFGGGTSQPPTGNLLTNPGFEAGTLSGWSDWHPTTQAAAAHQVDSDTPRASSFKLTHYAGTAYQQTTHQAVSVPNGTYRASVWVRSGGGQTNLRLEASNHGGGTTLYSTDLKGTASPSTWTQLTLSNIPVTTGTVTIGIHSNAAAGNWAAFDDVELTRQ
- a CDS encoding dimethylarginine dimethylaminohydrolase family protein; its protein translation is MKVGAVNWRRARAQHRLFRRALRAAGAHLLELPFVHGAYDCVFAKDNALLLEKHGQKRALLASPVFRQRQQEQQARARVLDRLGFDIFSPPPVAFEGGDLAMLPGGRGALLGYGQRSSRRAAVMLEIFLDAPVTPLELKDPHLYHLDTALHVLSDGTALVCPDAFTPAALRTLERTEGIRQVLSVPREEALGFGLNLVEVGATVFVGARTAWVQTLLRAQGRCPVELPLDQFHLAGGSAACLVSQLHPAGPAVSDARPRPTSRMRPEPSPDSGQGPSGFLQ